One Mangifera indica cultivar Alphonso chromosome 4, CATAS_Mindica_2.1, whole genome shotgun sequence genomic region harbors:
- the LOC123214998 gene encoding pectinesterase inhibitor 7-like — MNKNTSRPLFLLLLFFLSFHSISALNLNPMPSVDFIPSPDSEPVNNGSDFIRSSCNSTLYPDLCYASLEGYSSSVQEDPALLARIAIGVSLKKTKAMAAHIANLSRVADYNSDPRASSALHDCQENFGDAVDEIHGSLKQMRQLGAAGGSKESLRFLMSNVQTWMSAALTDQETCTDGFDDVADGPVKADVVDRAAYVKKLTSNALALVNSFVDKEIS, encoded by the coding sequence ATGAACAAAAATACTTCACGTCCCCTCTTCCTTCTCCTcttattctttttatctttCCATTCAATCTCAGCCCTTAATCTCAATCCAATGCCATCCGTCGATTTCATCCCCAGTCCCGACTCCGAACCCGTAAACAACGGCTCAGATTTCATCCGCTCCAGCTGCAACTCCACTCTTTACCCCGACCTCTGCTACGCCTCCTTGGAAGGCTACTCCAGTTCCGTCCAGGAGGACCCTGCGCTGCTGGCTCGAATCGCCATCGGCGTCAGCTTGAAGAAGACCAAAGCCATGGCGGCTCACATCGCCAACCTCAGTCGCGTGGCAGACTACAACTCCGACCCCCGGGCGTCGTCGGCCCTACACGACTGCCAGGAGAACTTCGGCGATGCTGTCGACGAGATCCATGGATCGCTCAAACAGATGCGCCAACTCGGCGCGGCGGGAGGCTCGAAGGAGAGCCTCAGGTTCCTGATGAGTAATGTGCAGACGTGGATGAGCGCCGCGTTGACGGACCAGGAGACGTGCACGGACGGTTTCGATGACGTGGCGGACGGGCCTGTTAAGGCCGACGTTGTTGATAGGGCGGCTTATGTGAAGAAGCTTACGAGCAATGCGCTTGCTTTGGTTAATAGTTTTGTCGATAAGGAAATTAGTTGA
- the LOC123213199 gene encoding endoglucanase 8-like: MARNTHSLLGNVLVLRVLFVAFILLLRSDAAGGQQQHNYFAALHKSILFFEGQRSGRLPPDQRVRWRRDSGMYDGATAGVDLTGGYYDAGDNVKFGFPMAFTTTMLSWSIIDFGRTMGPELKYAVKAVKWATDYLLKATAVPGVVYVQVGDPYSDHNCWERPEDMDTLRTAYKIDANHPGSDVAGETAAALAAASIVFRSRDPQYSRLLLNRAVKVFEFADKYRGAYSNSLYHAVCPFYCDVNGYQDELLWGAAWLHKASRNRAYREYIFKNEVVLRAGDTINEFGWDNKHAGINVLISKEVLMGKAEYFQSFKQNADGFICSLLPGISHPQVQYSPGGLIFKAGGSNMQHVTSLSFLLLVYSNYLSHANKIVPCGQTSASPALLKHLAKRQVDYILGDNPLRMSYMVGYGARYPQRIHHRASSLPSVQTHPAHIGCKDGSRYFLSPNSNPNLLVGAVVGGPNVTDAFPDSRPYFQESEPTTYINAPLVGLLAFFSAHH; this comes from the exons ATGGCGCGAAATACACATTCTTTACTGGGAAATGTTCTGGTACTTCGCGTTCTTTTTGTTGCGTTCATACTCCTTCTCCGTTCTGACGCCGCCGGTGGCCAACAACAGCACAACTATTTCGCCGCCCTCCACAAGAGCATTCTCTTTTTTGAGGGTCAACGTTCCGGTCGCCTCCCTCCCGATCAACGAGTACGATGGCGCCGTGACTCCGGAATGTACGACGGAGCCACAGCAGGC GTGGATTTAACTGGTGGTTATTACGACGCTGGGGACAATGTGAAGTTCGGTTTCCCAATGGCGTTCACGACGACGATGTTGTCGTGGAGCATTATCGATTTCGGGAGGACCATGGGACCAGAGTTGAAATACGCCGTCAAAGCCGTTAAATGGGCGACGGATTATCTGTTAAAAGCGACGGCGGTTCCTGGCGTCGTTTACGTTCAGGTAGGTGATCCGTACAGTGATCACAACTGTTGGGAGAGACCGGAGGACATGGACACGCTGCGTACGGCGTACAAGATCGACGCGAACCATCCAGGCTCTGACGTGGCAGGCGAAACGGCCGCTGCATTGGCCGCTGCGTCCATCGTGTTCAGATCACGTGACCCGCAGTACTCAAGGCTACTGCTCAACCGGGCAGTTAAG GTCTTCGAGTTTGCTGACAAATACCGGGGAGCTTACAGCAACAGTCTGTATCATGCAGTGTGTCCTTTTTACTGCGACGTGAACGGTTACCAG gaCGAGTTGCTTTGGGGAGCAGCTTGGCTGCACAAGGCCTCACGAAACCGCGCATACAGAGAGTATATATTCAAAAACGAAGTCGTTTTACGTGCTGGAGATACCATCAACGAGTTCGGTTGGGATAACAAGCATGCTGGGATTAACGTCCTCATTTCCAag GAAGTGCTTATGGGAAAAGCTGAGTATTTTCAGTCTTTCAAGCAAAATGCCGATGGGTTTATCTGTTCTTTATTGCCTGGAATTTCTCACCCACAAGTCCAATACTCTCCCG GTGGCTTGATCTTCAAGGCTGGAGGAAGCAACATGCAGCATGTAACGTCACTGTCTTTCCTACTTCTGGTTTACTCTAATTATCTAAGCCACGCCAATAAGATCGTGCCATGTGGCCAGACATCTGCCTCCCCTGCTCTCCTCAAACACTTGGCCAAACGTCAG GTGGACTACATACTTGGGGATAATCCATTGAGGATGTCGTACATGGTTGGCTATGGTGCACGTTATCCACAGAGGATCCACCACCGAGCCAGCTCATTACCATCCGTTCAGACCCACCCAGCCCACATAGGTTGCAAGGACGGTTCACGATATTTCTTGAGCCCGAATTCAAACCCTAATCTGCTTGTCGGGGCTGTCGTGGGTGGGCCAAATGTAACCGATGCTTTTCCAGATTCCAGGCCATATTTTCAAGAGTCCGAGCCCACAACTTACATCAATGCACCGCTTGTGGGCCTATTGGCGTTCTTTTCAGCCCATCATTGA